The following proteins are encoded in a genomic region of Nocardioides renjunii:
- a CDS encoding COX15/CtaA family protein: MHVVLDRLSRFLWPLAVANLVANIGIVVTGAAVRLTGSGLGCPTWPRCTDASYVAHGELGLHGAIEFGNRLLTFALAAIAVLCFLAALGARHRRATRLSVVIGLGIPLQAVLGGITVLTDLNPWIVAGHFLLSMAMIMVCVALVDELRSPDRDVAPPLPRALAWATLAVGWVVLYLGTVVTGAGPHAGDTESPRNGLDPSTVSQVHASSVYVLVALTVALLVVARRGGHRWLATVTALVLLVEVLQGVLGWVQYWLDLPVGLVALHMLGAALLAAGLARIGLAVLPHRAVHEASAGGEPQPHAATRLP, encoded by the coding sequence ATGCACGTCGTGCTCGACCGGCTCTCCCGGTTCCTCTGGCCCCTCGCGGTCGCCAACCTGGTCGCCAACATCGGCATCGTCGTCACCGGCGCCGCCGTGCGGCTGACCGGGTCCGGCCTGGGTTGCCCGACCTGGCCGCGGTGCACGGATGCGTCGTACGTCGCCCACGGCGAGCTGGGCCTCCACGGGGCCATCGAGTTCGGCAACCGGCTGCTCACCTTCGCGCTGGCCGCGATCGCCGTGCTCTGCTTCCTCGCCGCCCTCGGCGCTCGCCACCGGCGCGCCACCCGGCTCTCGGTCGTCATCGGCCTCGGCATCCCGCTGCAGGCGGTGCTCGGGGGCATCACGGTGCTGACCGACCTCAACCCGTGGATCGTGGCCGGACACTTCCTGCTGTCGATGGCGATGATCATGGTGTGCGTCGCGCTCGTCGACGAGCTGCGCAGTCCCGACCGGGACGTCGCTCCCCCGCTGCCCCGGGCGCTCGCCTGGGCCACCCTGGCCGTCGGCTGGGTGGTGCTCTACCTCGGCACCGTCGTCACCGGCGCCGGTCCGCACGCCGGCGACACGGAGTCGCCCCGCAACGGCCTCGACCCGTCGACCGTCTCGCAGGTGCACGCGTCGTCGGTCTACGTCCTGGTCGCGCTCACGGTCGCGCTGCTCGTCGTGGCGCGACGTGGTGGCCACCGGTGGCTGGCGACGGTGACCGCCCTGGTGCTGCTCGTCGAGGTGCTGCAGGGCGTGCTCGGCTGGGTGCAGTACTGGCTCGACCTGCCGGTCGGCCTGGTCGCCCTGCACATGCTGGGAGCGGCGCTGCTCGCCGCGGGTCTCGCGCGGATCGGCCTCGCGGTGCTGCCGCACCGGGCCGTGCACGAGGCGAGCGCAGGCGGCGAGCCGCAGCCCCACGCTGCGACCCGCCTGCCCTAG
- a CDS encoding heme o synthase, producing MSHAGSRAGASARPSTGGDPDDDGAKTWRDVVGAYVGLTKPRVIELLLLTTVPVMFFADRGIPPLGLVAATVVGGALSAGSASAFNCVYDRDIDEQMRRTRRRALPRHIVSPLSALVFATVLAVLSTVVLALWVNWLSATLSLLANAFYVLVYTILLKRRTTQNIVWGGLAGCFPALIGWTAVTGELAWTPVVLFLVVFFWTPPHTWALALRYREDYRNVDVPMLPVVKPAAEVGRQVVLYSWVMVATSLLLWPVAGTSLVYAVAAAVLGAVFLVEAHRMWARTKVSDALGEINPMRLFHTSNLYLSLLFVAVALDPLLGR from the coding sequence GTGTCCCACGCCGGCTCGCGCGCTGGTGCGTCCGCCCGGCCGTCGACCGGTGGCGACCCCGACGACGACGGCGCCAAGACCTGGCGCGACGTCGTCGGCGCCTACGTCGGGCTGACCAAGCCGCGGGTCATCGAGCTGCTGCTGCTGACCACCGTGCCGGTGATGTTCTTCGCCGACCGCGGCATCCCGCCGCTCGGCCTGGTCGCGGCGACCGTCGTGGGCGGCGCGCTGTCGGCCGGCTCGGCGTCGGCCTTCAACTGCGTCTACGACCGCGACATCGACGAGCAGATGCGGCGTACGCGCCGCCGCGCCCTGCCGCGCCACATCGTCTCGCCGCTGTCGGCCCTCGTCTTCGCCACCGTCCTGGCCGTGCTGTCGACGGTGGTGCTGGCGCTGTGGGTCAACTGGCTCTCGGCGACGCTCTCGCTGCTCGCCAACGCCTTCTACGTGCTCGTCTACACCATCCTGCTCAAGCGCCGCACGACGCAGAACATCGTGTGGGGCGGGCTGGCGGGCTGCTTCCCGGCGCTGATCGGCTGGACCGCCGTCACCGGCGAGCTGGCGTGGACGCCGGTCGTGCTGTTCCTCGTGGTGTTCTTCTGGACGCCGCCGCACACCTGGGCGCTGGCGCTGCGCTACCGCGAGGACTACCGCAACGTCGACGTGCCCATGCTGCCTGTCGTGAAGCCGGCGGCCGAGGTCGGTCGGCAGGTCGTGCTCTACAGCTGGGTCATGGTGGCCACCTCGCTGCTGCTCTGGCCGGTGGCCGGCACCAGCCTGGTCTACGCGGTGGCGGCGGCCGTGCTGGGAGCGGTGTTCCTCGTCGAGGCGCACCGCATGTGGGCGCGCACGAAGGTCTCCGACGCCCTGGGGGAGATCAACCCGATGCGGCTCTTCCACACCTCGAACCTCTACCTGTCCCTCCTTTTCGTCGCAGTTGCGCTGGATCCCCTGCTCGGCCGCTGA
- a CDS encoding class F sortase: protein MRGTVLARLLVGVTLGATVLVGQGAAAHAAPDRLRIPTLGTDAAVIQVAARNNTLAVGSRLRGAVYTWAQGDPPCDPTGSTVYAGHAWRAGNGVADRWGQLRRGDVVTVGGCDFEVTRREFWPAKRRMGSLYSVSGPARIVLVGCKADDYAKRTVVFARKVER from the coding sequence ATGCGCGGCACCGTGCTGGCACGCCTCCTCGTGGGCGTGACGCTCGGCGCCACAGTCCTCGTCGGTCAGGGAGCGGCGGCCCACGCCGCCCCTGACCGGCTGCGGATCCCGACGCTGGGCACCGACGCGGCCGTCATCCAGGTGGCGGCGCGCAACAACACGCTGGCCGTCGGCTCGCGCCTCCGCGGCGCGGTCTACACGTGGGCGCAGGGCGACCCGCCCTGCGACCCGACGGGCAGCACCGTCTACGCCGGCCACGCCTGGCGCGCCGGCAACGGCGTGGCGGACAGGTGGGGGCAGCTCCGTCGCGGTGACGTCGTCACCGTCGGCGGCTGCGACTTCGAGGTGACGCGGCGAGAGTTCTGGCCGGCCAAGCGCCGGATGGGATCGCTCTACTCCGTGTCGGGGCCGGCGCGCATCGTGCTCGTCGGCTGCAAGGCCGACGACTACGCCAAGCGCACCGTCGTCTTCGCGCGCAAGGTCGAGCGCTGA
- a CDS encoding ABC transporter permease, which produces MSTSGTSATARTFTPAPGAAALSRMVLAQSRMEARLMLRNGEQLLLAIVIPVIVLVGGVAAAGRIGIDLDGHRAVDVLTPGVLALAVMSTAFTSVAIATGFERRYGVIKLLGSSPLPRHGLLLGKVLALLNVVALQLVVLVVVGLVLGWEPTPADPPRSVVGLVLAVALGTAAFASLGLFVAGVLRAEATLALANLVYLLLMAGGGVVLPASTYGAASSVIQWLPSGALGEAMRAALVEADVDVRSLLVLAAWTAIGTVLTARTFRWE; this is translated from the coding sequence GTGAGCACCTCCGGCACGAGCGCCACCGCGCGCACCTTCACCCCCGCGCCCGGCGCCGCCGCCCTCTCCCGGATGGTGCTGGCCCAGTCGCGCATGGAGGCGCGACTGATGCTGCGCAACGGGGAGCAGCTCCTGCTCGCCATCGTCATCCCGGTCATCGTCCTCGTCGGCGGCGTCGCCGCGGCCGGACGCATCGGGATCGACCTCGACGGCCACCGCGCCGTGGACGTCCTCACCCCGGGCGTCCTGGCCCTGGCCGTGATGTCCACCGCCTTCACGTCGGTGGCGATCGCGACGGGCTTCGAGCGCCGCTACGGCGTCATCAAGCTGCTCGGCTCGTCGCCGCTGCCCCGCCACGGACTCCTGCTCGGCAAGGTCCTGGCCCTGCTCAACGTGGTGGCGCTGCAGCTCGTGGTGCTCGTGGTCGTCGGCCTGGTGCTCGGGTGGGAGCCCACGCCGGCCGACCCGCCCCGCTCGGTCGTCGGCCTGGTGCTTGCGGTGGCCCTCGGCACGGCGGCCTTCGCCTCGCTCGGCCTCTTCGTCGCCGGCGTGCTGCGCGCCGAGGCCACGCTGGCGCTGGCCAACCTCGTCTACCTGCTGCTCATGGCCGGGGGCGGCGTCGTCCTCCCCGCCAGCACCTACGGCGCCGCCTCGTCGGTCATCCAGTGGCTGCCCTCAGGAGCCTTGGGCGAGGCGATGCGCGCCGCCCTCGTCGAGGCCGACGTCGACGTCCGGTCCCTGCTCGTGCTCGCCGCGTGGACGGCGATCGGCACGGTGCTCACTGCTCGAACCTTCAGGTGGGAATGA